The genomic window tttttattttattttatcaagttGAACTCAAcctttatgccattttaaaattATGTCTAATTTCTTCCCCATTTATTGAAAAAGTTCtatttttaatttggaatttgTTGTTTAGAGGTTGTTTATCTTAGTAAAAGGAGGTATAATCTTAATTTCAAGCATAACTTTGTTTAATCATGGGTTCATTTTCTTGACTTGGTGGAGATTCTTGTTTACCTTCTAAAAAGGGTTTTGTATAGTCATTTAGATTTCTACCTATTTCTGGGCATTAgtttttcaattaaacaaatgTTATTTGTTCATTAATATATTTGGTTGgtcaatgttttaattttttgtggTGCCTTTATGTTAGCTTTGTGCTTTACTTGAACTCTTCAACAACTTAATATAATAGTTACAATGCACAACTTTGTTTAGAAATTTATTACTTTTAGTATTTTtcaattacattttaattataattaatacttTCTAATGCTTACATAAATTTTTTGGTAAAACTTCTATATTTTTGAACGTTTAATGACAAGCAATTACTTTATATTGACGGGGtaagttataaatatataaaaaaaattcaaaatgaatttaCTGACGTATGAGAAAATCATATAGTAATATAGTGACGACAATGAAACCGCTAGTAAAAGGTATAATATCTATTTTTGGGTATAAAATTGGCAGAGGTGtatatatagaaaaataatattttatctagcgctttaaattattaatttattaaaaaaagagagcaaagctCTAACAATAATGTGACTAATACAATTTGAACCCAAATTTTATTTAGGGCAATGAAAATATTGTCGTCAAGTAcacaaaattgaaagaaattattaTACTGTTAACAAATACTAATATAGATATATACATTTTGATTAACAACAAATTTGATCGTGTATACCAGTGAAATTgatatagaatatatatattttgtattttttaatttttaattttagcttGAAACTGTATTCTATTATTGTAGCATATTCTGCCTTAGATAGTTTCTTGATGGCTCCGAATTGCAGTCCTAGCCGGCATCCAGAAAATTATCGAActcgtttttttttctttttcatttttaatactTGAGATGCACAGGTAGTTCAAATCAagaaatttttgtttgtttgtttatttatttattttgcataAATAATTGCTATTCTAAGGCAAGAGAGTGGACCTCACGTATATGTATGGAATATAAACATGTACAAGCCTTTTAATCCggatataatttaattaatttatataatatccgATAAATATGGGAtttaacaagaaaaaagaaaaaaaaaaagcttgacaTGTCCCACTCGACTCTTTTACAACCCATTTCCATGTATGGCATGGTCCCTTGTTTCAAATTACAGACATCAATGGCTAGATAAAAGGAGCCATTTACAAAGAAGAAACTTTAGCCAACTCATGCTCCTCAATTTCTTCCATGGTCCACGATCAAATAATTAAGAAATCCCCACCATCTGTTTcgcttcaaatatatatttatatatattctcttAATCAACGCTACAACAACTTAGGGTGATAAAATACTTTACAGGTTGAGACACCTGTTCTTCTTATTACTTATCTTGGAACATTAGTAAAATCTGTCAATCAGTTCCTGTTGTCGGCTTGTGTAGTACTGTTTGTGGGCAGCCAATCAGCCTATCAAAACTTGCTTTCTTAGTTTCTCCCTGTATATAAATATGCTCTAAAATATAAAGAAGAGCGTTTAGAATAGGCTATCTGGTTTTTGAGAGCTGAGGAAACATGGGAGGTTGCGCTACCAAACCTAAGGTTTTAAAGGGTGATGAGATCCCTTCTCCGGTTGCACCACCTCCTGAGCCGGCGAAACAACATGTTCAGGTCGCTGATGATGAGGGAAAGAAGGTGGAGGCTGAGATTGTTAAGGCCAAGGATGTTGACGAGACAAAGGAGGTTGTTATTGTTAATAATGAGAAGGTTGATGATCAAGCCAACGATCCTCAAACTGTTAGTAAGTTGTTGAATGAGGTATCTCTTTCTAATTCTATAACAACATCGTAGAATTGTTTTTGATGGTATTAATATATTGAACAAAGGGTTTAATCTTATTGGAACTGTAAACGTTGGTTTTGGGAGCTATGAAGATAACAACTAACTAAATAGATTTCAGATGTCAATGGAACTGCAATTGCTATTAAAATTTGACCAGTGGGGTTTCTTGGTACTAATTTGGTTGTTTCCAGACATTTTAATTGCTACCAGGGGATGGTGGGATTGTTCATTTGTTTAATACCATCTTTCACACAATTATGACTGGTTTTGTACCGTTTGGTTGGTAAGAAAGTGCAACTGAAGGGACGAttcaaaaagaatataaaattattccacgtgtttttcttttgattttgtattAACAATCAGCACTCCAACCAGGAGATTGGAGGggaaaagaacaaaagaaaaggcATTTCTCAATATTCTAGCCATATTTAAGCTGACACCATGGCTTCTTGCTTGTCTGATGTCCTGTCAGTATCAATAATTTACCACTCCTAGTATCATGCATCTTGTCCAATGGTTCATTCGTGCACAAAGAAGGATCATAGATTAAAAAAAAGCTGCATCATTCGGAATCATTGAATGAGTTTTGTTAGTATGGGGTCATTTTATTCGTTCAACTGATCATATTTATGCAGAATGAAAGGAAGGGGGTAGCTGAGACTGAGAGTGATAGCAACACACCATCAGAGCCAACGAAAACCGAATCACTAGAGGCAGTGAAACAAGAATCAATGGAGACAGACCCTTCGTCTGTTGGAGGCAAAGCAGCAACAGTGGCTGTGGGTGAGACACAAAATAGGGAAACAGCAGCAGCAGGAGCTGAAGGCGAGGAAGGGAAGACTGAAGTAACAAAGTGAAGTTGTGAGAACAATTATGttcgaagaaaagaaaaaacagatTTGATGTTTTCTCCTACGATGTGAGATTAAATACTGTGGTGGAGAGAATGTTGTAGAAATCAAGTATTTTACTTGGTTTAGGCGGCTTTCGAGTGACTTGCTTTTTGTTCTGAAATAATTATTTCCTTTCATCTGAGTTTATCTTTTGCTTTCTATATTTTCTACTTCTCCATCCTTATACATATATGGATCATTAGATTGAattgtatatgcatatatatggGATGATCTGAAGTATCCGTTAGGCTTAACAGGTTCAGCCCAAATTAGGGGGGGACCTGGGGCAAGTTCTTGGCAATCTAAGTTGAGTTGATCCAAACTTGAGGAAGGAAATCCTTTTATTTGAACTCCATCAAAATCCTGGAAGGTTAGCTGGATATAGTTTCGATTTGTTAGTTAATGAAACCTTTCTTGGGCTTTTAGCTGCCATCCAACACTAGTTACTACGACCAATTTTCTTTTTAGGATAAATTATCTAGTTGGTCACCTAATATGTAGgttgttttcattttggtcacacAAAATGAAATCCTTACAAGTTTGCCACCCAACTTTTAAGGTGCTTTCATTTTTGTCACCCAAGCattaagggcacgtttggttcgctgtattggattagaggtgtgtTGGATTAGAGGggttggattagaggtgtaatagcaaatcaactgtttggttgaatgtaatgaaatagaggcgtaatagtaatcttgtgtttggttgaatggaatagaggtgtaatagcataatgaaaaaaactaaaatgactagaatacccttagcataaatttgttttggtaaatgattattgttattgttatttaaattttaataagattattattatcaataataaataatttaatcatatttaaacataattattattaaatatattttaattaaaatatataatttaataaaattcttaataattagcagaaatttgttttggtaaattattattgttattgttatttaaattttaataagattattaatatcaataataaataatttaatcatatttaaacataattattattaaatatattata from Gossypium hirsutum isolate 1008001.06 chromosome D12, Gossypium_hirsutum_v2.1, whole genome shotgun sequence includes these protein-coding regions:
- the LOC107945468 gene encoding uncharacterized protein; the protein is MGGCATKPKVLKGDEIPSPVAPPPEPAKQHVQVADDEGKKVEAEIVKAKDVDETKEVVIVNNEKVDDQANDPQTVSKLLNENERKGVAETESDSNTPSEPTKTESLEAVKQESMETDPSSVGGKAATVAVGETQNRETAAAGAEGEEGKTEVTK